The genome window TTGCATTGGCTAGTGGTGGTTTCGATACGCTCGCAAATAGCGCTCGCTACTCAACCATCGAGTTAGCCTTCGTTTCCAAAAATATCAACGTTATCGACAAACAAATCAAGCGAGTAGGACAATCCCGTTCGTTCGCGGACGAGTTCCATCGTGGCTTTGGCTTCGGCTTGCATGCGGTTGATGCCACTGGCAAGCACGTCATTCGGGATCAGCGGATGTGACAGGAAGTAGGCGCGCTTCTCGCGGATCGGCTCGAGGAAGTTGTTGATGGCGACCGCGAGTTTCTGTTTGACTTCCACGTCGCCCACTTTGCCGACGCGATAACGTTCCTTGAGATCGTCCACTTCGGCTTTGGATGGGTTGAACGCGTCGTGGTAGATGAAGACGGGATTGCCTTCAACTGTCCCAGGGTCGGTGGCGCGCAGGCGTTTGGGATCGGTGTACATGTTCATCACTTTTTGTTTGACTGTCTCGGCGTCATCGGAGAGATAAATCGCGTTACCAAGTGACTTGCTCATTTTGCTTTGTCCGTCTGTGCCGATGAGCAGGGGAACATCGCCGATGATGGCGTCAGGCTCAGGGAAAACTTCGCCGTAGAGGTTGTTGAAGCGGCGCGCCATCTCGCGGGCGAGTTCCACGTGGGATTGGTTGTCACGTCCCACGGGGACGACTTGCGCGCGGGGGAGCAGAATGTCCACAGCTTGAAGGACGGGATACCCGAGCAAGCCAAACGGCATGGAGTCAATGTTGGCGTCGCGCGCCA of Anaerolineales bacterium contains these proteins:
- the trpS gene encoding tryptophan--tRNA ligase, with the protein product MTTKPRLLTGDRPTGRLHLGHYVGSLENRVRLQHQYESFFIIADLHTLTTKPEPQYIKEIPTFIRETVLDYLAVGIDPDVSTIFVQSAIPETYQLNLLFEMLVTVPRLERMPTLKDMARDANIDSMPFGLLGYPVLQAVDILLPRAQVVPVGRDNQSHVELAREMARRFNNLYGEVFPEPDAIIGDVPLLIGTDGQSKMSKSLGNAIYLSDDAETVKQKVMNMYTDPKRLRATDPGTVEGNPVFIYHDAFNPSKAEVDDLKERYRVGKVGDVEVKQKLAVAINNFLEPIREKRAYFLSHPLIPNDVLASGINRMQAEAKATMELVRERTGLSYSLDLFVDNVDIFGNEG